One window of Candidatus Edwardsbacteria bacterium genomic DNA carries:
- a CDS encoding LptF/LptG family permease, which produces MKIIDRYLIKGHALPFFLALTVLTFVLLMDRLFELINMIIQKKVPILIVSKVFFLSLPYMLTMTIPMAVLVAVIMTYGRLAQDNELTAIKSSGTPFIRLIIAPFLAGIILTAGLYFFNDRLMPETNHMVKNLLMDISETKPTLQLKENIFITDFPDYNILIRRIDPKTSELGNVTIYEQKGNSQPRTILASKGRLMVTPQAASLRLELMDGEIHQLDPEDKTRYHRISFKKHILYLPMDPQIQHQVRTYRSDREMSSGMMQQVIANIRKELKPLQAQLADSSSLPPPRLSQLSSEVHNRILEIRRYQVEIQKKMAIPAACLVFILIGAPLGIITRKGNLGVSFGLSLGFFVLYYIALIGGEELADRQILSPVLAMWAANMVLGACGLILLFWKNYEFSFKKNRYADKNTG; this is translated from the coding sequence ATGAAGATAATCGACCGGTATCTTATAAAGGGCCATGCCCTTCCGTTTTTTCTGGCCCTGACTGTGCTGACCTTCGTTCTGCTGATGGACCGGCTGTTCGAGCTTATCAATATGATCATCCAGAAAAAAGTGCCGATCCTGATCGTCAGCAAGGTATTCTTCCTGAGCCTCCCCTACATGCTGACCATGACCATCCCCATGGCGGTGCTGGTGGCAGTGATCATGACTTACGGGCGGCTGGCCCAGGACAACGAACTGACGGCCATAAAATCCAGCGGGACCCCCTTTATCAGGCTTATCATCGCTCCCTTTCTGGCCGGGATCATCCTGACCGCCGGGCTGTATTTCTTCAACGATCGCCTGATGCCCGAGACCAACCATATGGTCAAGAACCTGCTGATGGACATCTCCGAGACCAAGCCCACCCTGCAGCTCAAGGAGAACATCTTCATTACCGATTTCCCCGATTACAATATCCTGATCCGGCGGATCGATCCCAAGACCTCGGAGCTGGGCAATGTCACCATCTACGAACAGAAGGGAAACTCCCAGCCCCGGACCATCCTGGCATCCAAGGGGCGGCTGATGGTAACCCCCCAGGCCGCCTCGCTGAGGCTGGAACTGATGGACGGGGAGATCCACCAGCTGGACCCCGAGGACAAGACCCGCTACCACCGGATCAGTTTCAAAAAACATATTTTATATCTGCCGATGGACCCCCAGATCCAGCATCAGGTGCGGACCTACCGCAGCGACCGGGAGATGTCCTCGGGCATGATGCAGCAGGTGATCGCCAATATCCGGAAGGAACTGAAGCCCCTGCAGGCCCAGCTGGCCGACAGCTCCAGTCTCCCGCCCCCCCGTTTGAGCCAGTTGTCCTCGGAGGTCCACAACCGCATATTGGAGATCCGGCGCTACCAGGTGGAGATCCAGAAAAAGATGGCCATCCCGGCGGCCTGCCTGGTGTTCATCCTGATCGGGGCCCCCCTGGGAATCATCACCCGCAAGGGCAACCTGGGGGTCAGCTTCGGGCTGTCGCTGGGTTTCTTTGTCCTGTATTATATAGCCCTGATCGGCGGCGAGGAGCTGGCCGACCGGCAGATCCTTTCCCCGGTGCTGGCCATGTGGGCCGCCAACATGGTGCTGGGAGCCTGCGGCCTGATCCTGCTGTTCTGGAAGAATTATGAATTCAGCTTTAAAAAGAACCGTTATGCCGATAAAAATACTGGATAA
- the lptG gene encoding LPS export ABC transporter permease LptG has translation MPIKILDKYLSREFLKSLIFSQTAFVLIFVLVDIFEKLDMFIDNRAPYHLVALFYIYQIPYIMILTLPVAMLLASMATISQMARHHEIVAMKAAGMSLYRIFAPLFILGLLISLAVMAVSETIVPFTNQKKGNLERIRIRKQISQEPKIRFNLLYDGSDGRQFFIKRYNVEKAVMDSVSIFQVDQQNRILQRVDAARGTWAGDAWLLEKVIIRKFRPDGTELSDSLPQLKLTGYEEVPASFSKRELLPDEMGFFELRQFIDRLKRSGNKVQQSVVDLYLKLSFPFANFIILLFGLPLLSNSRKGSTASGFAISLLTCFVFWGLLQTGRALGHNATLSPILAAWLPNIIFGAIGAFLLYRAPK, from the coding sequence ATGCCGATAAAAATACTGGATAAATACCTCTCCCGGGAATTCCTGAAATCGCTGATCTTTTCGCAGACCGCCTTCGTGCTGATCTTCGTTCTGGTGGATATCTTCGAAAAGCTGGACATGTTCATCGATAACCGGGCGCCCTATCATCTGGTGGCCTTGTTTTACATCTATCAGATACCGTATATAATGATCCTGACCCTGCCGGTGGCCATGCTGCTGGCCAGTATGGCCACTATCAGTCAGATGGCCCGCCACCACGAGATCGTGGCCATGAAAGCCGCCGGGATGAGCCTCTACCGGATATTCGCCCCCCTGTTCATATTGGGCCTGCTGATAAGCCTTGCGGTGATGGCTGTCAGCGAAACTATCGTCCCGTTCACCAACCAGAAAAAAGGCAATCTGGAAAGGATCCGGATAAGGAAGCAGATATCCCAGGAGCCCAAGATCAGATTCAACCTGCTATACGACGGCAGTGACGGCCGCCAGTTTTTTATTAAAAGATACAATGTGGAAAAAGCGGTGATGGATTCGGTGTCCATATTCCAGGTCGACCAGCAGAACCGGATATTGCAACGGGTGGACGCGGCCAGAGGGACCTGGGCCGGAGACGCCTGGCTGCTGGAGAAAGTCATAATCCGGAAGTTCCGTCCGGACGGGACGGAACTTTCCGACAGCCTCCCGCAATTAAAACTCACCGGCTATGAGGAGGTCCCGGCATCGTTTTCCAAACGCGAACTGCTGCCCGATGAGATGGGTTTCTTTGAACTGCGCCAGTTCATTGACCGTTTAAAGAGGTCCGGAAATAAGGTTCAACAATCGGTGGTGGACCTGTATCTCAAGTTATCATTCCCCTTCGCCAATTTCATCATCCTGCTGTTCGGCCTTCCCCTGCTGTCCAATTCGCGCAAAGGCAGCACGGCCTCGGGCTTTGCCATATCGTTGTTGACCTGCTTTGTTTTTTGGGGATTGCTGCAGACCGGACGGGCCCTGGGGCACAACGCGACGCTTTCGCCCATCCTGGCAGCCTGGCTGCCCAATATTATATTCGGGGCCATAGGAGCCTTCCTGCTCTACCGGGCTCCCAAATAA
- the ahcY gene encoding adenosylhomocysteinase, producing the protein MNYDIKDIKLAAKGKNRIEWADKYMPVLQTIRTRFEKDKPLKGYKISACLHVTAETANLMRTLKAGGAELRLCASNPLSTQDDVAASLVKDYGIQTFSVKGEDNKLYYKHINQALDQRPHITMDDGADLVSTLHTTRKDLIKNIIGSTEETTTGVIRLRSMQKAGTLAFPVIAVNDSQTKYMFDNRYGTGQSTLDGIIRATNILLAGSTVVVAGYGWCGRGLAMRARGMGSNVIITEIDSVKGLEAIMDGFRIMPMAQAAKIGDVFVTVTGNINVVRPEHFKDMKDGAIVCNSGHFNVELDIDGLKKISKSVRTTREFVEEYTLKNGRKVIILGEGRLINLAAAEGHPASVMDMSFANQALAAEMLVKKGKGMDKKVYALPVELDNKIAQIKLQAMGTKLDALTVEQKKYLASWEMGT; encoded by the coding sequence ATGAATTACGATATCAAGGACATCAAACTGGCAGCCAAGGGCAAGAACCGGATAGAGTGGGCCGACAAATACATGCCGGTGCTGCAGACCATCCGCACCAGATTCGAAAAAGACAAGCCGCTCAAGGGGTACAAGATCTCGGCCTGCCTGCATGTCACCGCCGAGACCGCCAACCTGATGCGCACCCTGAAGGCCGGCGGGGCGGAGCTCCGGCTGTGCGCCTCCAACCCGCTGTCCACCCAGGACGACGTGGCCGCTTCGCTGGTTAAGGATTATGGCATCCAGACCTTCTCGGTGAAGGGCGAGGACAATAAGCTCTATTACAAGCACATCAACCAGGCCCTGGATCAGCGGCCCCATATCACCATGGACGACGGGGCCGACCTGGTCTCCACCCTGCACACCACCCGTAAGGATCTTATCAAAAACATCATCGGCAGCACCGAGGAGACCACCACCGGAGTCATCCGCCTGCGCAGCATGCAGAAGGCCGGGACCCTGGCCTTCCCGGTGATTGCGGTCAACGATTCCCAGACCAAATACATGTTCGACAACCGCTACGGCACCGGGCAGAGCACCCTGGACGGCATCATCCGGGCCACCAATATCCTGCTGGCCGGATCCACCGTGGTGGTGGCCGGCTACGGCTGGTGCGGCCGGGGCCTGGCCATGAGGGCCAGGGGAATGGGCTCCAACGTGATCATCACCGAGATAGATTCGGTCAAGGGGCTGGAGGCTATTATGGACGGCTTCCGGATAATGCCCATGGCCCAAGCGGCCAAGATCGGCGATGTCTTCGTGACAGTTACCGGCAACATCAACGTGGTCCGGCCGGAGCATTTCAAGGACATGAAGGACGGAGCCATCGTCTGCAATTCCGGCCACTTCAATGTTGAGCTGGACATTGACGGCCTTAAAAAAATATCCAAATCGGTCAGGACCACCCGTGAATTCGTGGAGGAGTACACCCTCAAGAATGGGCGGAAGGTCATCATCCTGGGCGAGGGCCGGCTTATAAACCTGGCGGCTGCCGAGGGGCACCCGGCCAGCGTAATGGACATGAGCTTTGCCAACCAGGCCCTGGCGGCGGAGATGCTGGTCAAGAAGGGCAAGGGCATGGATAAAAAGGTCTACGCCCTGCCGGTGGAGCTGGACAATAAGATCGCCCAGATCAAACTGCAGGCCATGGGCACCAAGCTGGATGCCCTGACCGTCGAGCAGAAGAAATACCTGGCCTCCTGGGAGATGGGAACCTAA
- the metK gene encoding methionine adenosyltransferase has translation SQVTIEYVNGVPKRVDTIVVSTQHDANVSEDKVKRDIIKHVINRVVDSKMMDDRTKIMVNPTGRFVIGGPQGDTGLTGRKIIVDTYGGIGRHGGGCFSGKDPTKVDRSAAYAARYIAKNIVAAGLADRCEIQLAYAIGVAEPVSIMVDTYGTGKVEDAKLTKLIRQYFDLTPHGIITMLKLRQPIYRKTAAYGHFGREEEGFPWEKTDVSDKLKSAAKK, from the coding sequence TCCCAGGTGACCATCGAATACGTCAACGGCGTGCCCAAGAGGGTGGACACCATCGTGGTCTCCACCCAGCATGACGCCAATGTCTCCGAGGACAAGGTCAAGCGGGATATCATCAAGCATGTCATTAACCGGGTGGTGGACAGCAAGATGATGGACGATCGGACCAAGATCATGGTCAATCCCACCGGCCGGTTCGTGATCGGCGGGCCCCAGGGCGACACCGGACTGACCGGACGAAAGATCATCGTCGACACCTACGGAGGCATCGGACGCCACGGCGGCGGCTGCTTCTCCGGCAAGGATCCCACCAAGGTGGACCGCAGCGCGGCCTACGCCGCCAGGTACATCGCCAAGAATATCGTGGCTGCCGGCCTGGCCGACCGCTGCGAGATCCAGCTGGCCTATGCCATCGGAGTGGCCGAGCCGGTGTCCATCATGGTGGATACCTACGGCACCGGCAAGGTGGAGGACGCCAAACTGACCAAGCTTATCCGGCAGTACTTTGACCTGACCCCCCACGGGATCATCACCATGCTCAAACTGCGCCAGCCCATCTACCGTAAAACCGCCGCCTACGGTCATTTCGGCCGGGAGGAGGAGGGCTTCCCCTGGGAGAAGACCGACGTATCCGACAAACTGAAATCCGCAGCCAAAAAATAA